Proteins encoded by one window of Deinococcus radiodurans R1 = ATCC 13939 = DSM 20539:
- a CDS encoding malate dehydrogenase, producing MTMKQPVRVAVTGAAGQIGYSLLFRIAAGDMLGQDQPVILQLLEITPALKALNGVVMELRDGAFPLLADVITSDDPMVAFKDADYALLVGAMPRKAGMERGDLLGANGGIFKPQGEALGAVASRNVKVLVVGNPANTNALIAQQNAPDLDPKCFTAMVRLDHNRALSQLAEKTGAAVSDIKNVTIWGNHSSTQYPDLSQATVNGKPALEQVDRTWYENDYIPTVAKRGAAIIEARGASSAASAASAAIDHMHDWALGTKDGEWVSMGIPSDGSYGIPEGLIYGFPVRVKDGKYEIVQGLDVSDFSRGKMDATAQELEEERDEVRKLGLVK from the coding sequence ATGACGATGAAACAACCCGTCCGCGTGGCTGTCACCGGCGCTGCCGGCCAGATCGGCTACAGCCTGCTGTTCCGCATTGCCGCCGGCGACATGCTCGGCCAGGACCAGCCCGTCATCCTGCAACTGCTCGAAATCACTCCCGCGCTCAAGGCGCTCAACGGTGTGGTCATGGAGCTGCGCGACGGCGCCTTCCCGCTGCTCGCCGACGTGATCACCAGCGACGACCCGATGGTGGCCTTCAAGGACGCCGACTACGCCCTGCTGGTGGGCGCCATGCCCCGCAAGGCCGGTATGGAACGCGGCGACCTGCTCGGCGCCAACGGCGGCATCTTCAAGCCGCAGGGCGAAGCGCTGGGCGCCGTCGCCAGCCGCAACGTCAAGGTGCTCGTGGTGGGCAACCCCGCCAACACCAACGCGCTGATCGCTCAGCAAAACGCTCCTGACCTCGACCCCAAGTGCTTTACCGCCATGGTGCGTCTGGACCACAACCGCGCTCTGTCGCAGCTCGCCGAGAAGACCGGCGCCGCCGTCAGCGACATCAAGAACGTGACCATCTGGGGCAACCACTCCTCCACCCAGTACCCTGACCTGTCGCAGGCCACCGTGAACGGCAAGCCCGCGCTCGAGCAGGTGGACCGCACCTGGTACGAGAACGACTACATCCCCACCGTCGCCAAGCGCGGCGCGGCGATCATCGAAGCCCGTGGCGCGAGCAGCGCGGCGTCGGCGGCGTCGGCGGCCATCGACCACATGCACGACTGGGCGCTCGGCACCAAAGACGGCGAATGGGTCAGCATGGGCATTCCCTCGGACGGCTCCTATGGCATCCCCGAAGGCCTGATCTACGGCTTCCCCGTGCGCGTCAAGGACGGCAAGTACGAAATCGTGCAGGGCCTGGACGTGAGCGACTTCAGCCGCGGCAAGATGGACGCCACCGCCCAGGAACTCGAAGAAGAACGCGACGAAGTGCGCAAGCTCGGCCTCGTCAAGTAA
- the ddrD gene encoding DNA damage response protein DdrD produces the protein MDTLKKAGTMLAHLDLFHSMLDLRRLLQLAAYMKERGDRAMLISAGEITLIGSESMTAPEVVTSKGETIDAATAYRVLGQLEGYEAPEYAVNREALAALNARAVAELEGSEALRAFGDTLARISAAPTDPAGPERPGTDRAERTAAERTASERATHDRASTERPARPRRSAEPEAVRTEDAPQPNAEASEAGENTPAA, from the coding sequence ATGGATACCCTGAAAAAAGCTGGAACGATGCTCGCCCACCTCGACCTCTTTCACTCGATGCTCGACCTGCGGCGGCTGCTGCAACTCGCGGCGTACATGAAGGAGCGCGGCGACCGGGCCATGCTGATCAGCGCCGGGGAAATCACCCTGATCGGCAGCGAATCCATGACGGCGCCGGAAGTCGTCACCAGCAAGGGCGAAACGATTGACGCCGCCACCGCCTACCGCGTGCTCGGGCAGCTCGAAGGCTACGAGGCGCCCGAGTACGCCGTGAACCGGGAAGCCCTCGCCGCGCTCAACGCCCGCGCCGTGGCCGAACTCGAAGGCAGCGAAGCGCTGCGGGCCTTCGGCGACACGCTGGCCCGCATCAGCGCCGCGCCCACCGACCCGGCTGGCCCCGAACGCCCCGGCACCGACCGCGCTGAGCGCACTGCCGCCGAACGCACTGCCAGCGAACGCGCGACCCATGACCGCGCCAGCACTGAGCGCCCTGCCCGTCCCCGCCGCAGCGCCGAACCCGAAGCCGTCCGCACCGAGGATGCGCCCCAGCCCAACGCCGAAGCGAGCGAGGCCGGCGAAAACACCCCGGCAGCCTGA
- a CDS encoding S1C family serine protease translates to MVFQAPALSARTSNGNRYPVKVVGYDDQNDLAVIRVSVPKGTPFLPLASSTPKLGDAALAIGNGGGEYLRPKVGRFTALRSEAGRADFPPGTLELSAPLVPGDSGGPIINRAGEVAGVVSYVRFESTGEREEDVEAHAYAVPVTVDDTRVAELRRGVKRDAAVIGISLEGEWSLLANLPEQAFVESKLGKTAGAFFTRVVPGSPAAKAGLQPLRLSEKGDLISGDIVTAVNGRRVYNFSDFQYAVRRYAPGDTITLSVLRGGKNISVKLTLAARSSVQ, encoded by the coding sequence GTGGTGTTTCAGGCCCCCGCCCTGAGCGCCCGCACCAGCAACGGCAACCGTTACCCGGTCAAGGTGGTCGGCTACGACGACCAGAACGACCTCGCCGTCATCCGGGTCAGCGTGCCGAAGGGAACGCCTTTCCTCCCGCTGGCGAGCAGCACGCCCAAGCTCGGAGACGCCGCGCTCGCCATCGGCAACGGCGGCGGCGAGTACCTGCGGCCCAAGGTCGGGCGCTTCACGGCCCTGCGCAGCGAGGCGGGCCGCGCCGACTTCCCCCCCGGCACCCTGGAACTCAGCGCCCCGCTGGTGCCCGGCGACAGTGGCGGGCCCATCATCAACCGCGCGGGCGAGGTGGCCGGGGTGGTCAGCTACGTGCGCTTCGAGAGCACCGGGGAGCGTGAAGAAGATGTCGAAGCCCACGCCTACGCCGTGCCGGTGACCGTCGACGATACCCGCGTGGCCGAGCTGCGGCGCGGGGTCAAGCGGGACGCCGCCGTCATCGGCATCAGTCTGGAAGGCGAGTGGAGTCTGCTCGCCAACCTGCCCGAGCAGGCGTTCGTGGAAAGCAAACTGGGCAAGACCGCCGGGGCCTTTTTCACCCGCGTGGTGCCCGGCAGCCCGGCGGCGAAGGCGGGCCTGCAACCCCTGCGCCTTTCGGAGAAGGGCGACCTGATCAGCGGTGACATCGTGACGGCGGTCAACGGGCGGCGCGTCTACAACTTCAGCGACTTTCAGTACGCCGTGCGCCGCTACGCCCCCGGCGACACCATCACCCTGAGCGTGCTGCGCGGCGGCAAAAATATCAGTGTCAAGCTGACGCTGGCGGCCCGCAGCAGCGTGCAGTAA